The following proteins are encoded in a genomic region of Bernardetia sp. MNP-M8:
- a CDS encoding lysophospholipid acyltransferase family protein: MIPFLIKFLARFPFWFLYLISDFLFVVVYYGKLYRKQVVLDNLYRAFPEKTQKEREKIARAFYRNFCDFIIETLKSFHISKEEVVRRTRPTPESLEIAKTVAKDKQSIIVLATHHLSWEWVSLSCSVELETIVKPIYKRLANKKIDELIYEMRSQFGAVPLEMRISNREIIKPTDVSVGYVLVGDQTPAGNNRQYWTNFFGKEVPFFVGVARLAPQSNLPIYFLRITKPKRGHYLYSLELMRQPPYNPDESGTDFSILDEYSQRIEEAVRNSPENWLWTHKRWKRVKE, from the coding sequence ATGATTCCATTCCTTATAAAATTTCTTGCCCGTTTTCCTTTTTGGTTTTTATATTTAATTTCTGACTTCCTTTTTGTGGTGGTATATTATGGAAAGCTATATAGAAAGCAAGTAGTTTTGGATAATCTTTATCGTGCCTTTCCTGAAAAAACGCAGAAAGAAAGAGAAAAAATTGCAAGAGCTTTTTATAGAAATTTTTGTGATTTTATTATCGAAACACTAAAATCTTTTCATATTTCAAAAGAGGAAGTTGTTAGGCGAACTCGTCCGACTCCTGAGTCTTTAGAAATAGCTAAAACAGTTGCTAAAGACAAACAATCTATTATCGTTTTGGCAACACATCATTTGAGTTGGGAGTGGGTCAGTTTGTCGTGTTCAGTAGAATTGGAAACGATTGTGAAACCTATCTATAAAAGACTAGCCAATAAAAAAATTGATGAATTGATTTATGAAATGCGTTCACAATTTGGAGCAGTTCCACTAGAGATGAGAATTTCAAATAGAGAGATTATTAAGCCAACAGATGTTTCGGTAGGTTATGTTTTGGTAGGAGATCAAACACCAGCAGGAAATAATAGACAGTATTGGACTAATTTTTTTGGAAAGGAAGTGCCTTTTTTTGTGGGTGTGGCTCGTCTTGCGCCTCAATCTAATTTACCCATTTATTTTTTGAGAATTACGAAGCCAAAAAGAGGGCATTATTTATATTCTTTAGAATTAATGCGACAACCTCCTTATAACCCAGATGAGAGTGGAACAGACTTTTCTATTCTTGATGAGTATTCACAAAGAATAGAAGAAGCTGTTCGCAATTCTCCTGAAAATTGGCTCTGGACGCATAAGCGTTGGAAGCGAGTTAAAGAATAA
- a CDS encoding cation diffusion facilitator family transporter, whose translation MAHSHDHSNSNKNLKLAFFLNVGFTILELIGGYYVNSIAIISDAIHDLGDSLSLGTAWYLDNKSKQEANKEFSFGYARFSLLGALVNSLVLIGGSIYVIYEAIGRILKPEHSDANGMIVFAIIGVAVNGYAAWKMSGGKSLNEKVVSWHLLEDVLGWVAVLIVSIILKFKDIHYLDPALSLLITAYILWGVTQRLKETLYVFLQGVPKEIDLPKIEQELRKIETIDSLHHTHIWSLEGEHHVFTTHVKLKNIDSFAQIIDTKSKIKEYIKDYDFQHFTIEIELDEETCELAKE comes from the coding sequence ATGGCACATTCTCATGATCATTCCAATTCTAATAAAAATCTAAAACTTGCTTTTTTTCTAAATGTTGGGTTTACCATTCTTGAACTTATAGGAGGCTATTATGTAAACAGTATAGCTATTATTTCTGATGCAATTCACGATTTAGGCGATAGTCTTTCTTTGGGAACAGCATGGTATTTGGATAACAAATCAAAACAAGAAGCAAACAAAGAATTTTCTTTTGGCTATGCTCGTTTCTCATTATTAGGAGCTTTAGTAAATAGTTTAGTATTAATTGGTGGTTCTATATATGTTATTTATGAAGCTATCGGTAGGATTTTGAAACCTGAACATTCAGATGCTAATGGAATGATAGTTTTTGCAATTATTGGAGTAGCTGTTAATGGATATGCTGCTTGGAAAATGAGTGGAGGTAAATCGCTTAATGAAAAAGTAGTTTCTTGGCATTTATTAGAAGATGTTTTGGGTTGGGTGGCTGTTTTGATTGTATCTATTATTCTTAAATTTAAGGATATTCATTATTTAGACCCTGCTCTTTCTTTACTTATTACGGCTTATATATTGTGGGGAGTTACTCAAAGACTCAAAGAAACACTCTATGTATTTTTACAAGGAGTTCCTAAAGAAATTGATTTGCCAAAAATTGAACAAGAATTAAGAAAAATTGAAACTATTGATTCTTTGCATCATACTCATATTTGGTCTTTGGAGGGAGAACACCACGTTTTTACTACTCACGTAAAACTAAAAAATATAGATTCTTTTGCTCAAATTATAGATACAAAAAGCAAAATTAAAGAGTACATTAAAGATTATGACTTTCAACATTTTACTATTGAAATAGAACTAGATGAAGAAACCTGCGAACTAGCAAAAGAATGA
- a CDS encoding efflux RND transporter periplasmic adaptor subunit, with the protein MKTKIIYSALLACFILLFWSCEKEATHAHDHTEKAATNQETTTEENHPFFTDEQIKKLGIEINKSSLKSIPTIIEATGTIHLPPQNKALVGSVLGGKIKQIMIHEGDYVKKGQTIAILENPEALKMQQEYLTVSARLIMLEADLERQKNLQSQDATTQKIVQQAQAELDMAKAQKASLQAQLNLINLSTKSLSANSIHSTFSVLAPISGMTHNIVGQLGEFIDANKSMVEILNEEHLHIEILVYEKDIDAIKQGQKVNFIPYNSPNSKPVEAVVYSISNTIEPITKTVSLHAEIKQKLSFVLRDGTLGKVTIESKGQNRPTLPKDALIQEGGQFFVFVQKEKNEKGIEFEKIEVEIYTQNENEFQFLIKDNSIQKSISELLFVSKGAYYLNASSAETAEHGH; encoded by the coding sequence ATGAAAACTAAAATCATATATTCAGCCTTGCTTGCTTGTTTTATTCTTCTTTTTTGGAGTTGTGAAAAAGAGGCAACACATGCACACGACCATACTGAAAAAGCAGCAACAAACCAAGAAACCACAACAGAAGAAAATCATCCTTTTTTTACTGACGAACAAATCAAAAAATTAGGAATTGAAATAAATAAATCTTCTCTCAAATCAATTCCAACAATAATTGAAGCAACAGGAACAATACATTTGCCACCACAAAACAAGGCTTTAGTAGGGAGCGTTTTAGGAGGAAAAATAAAACAAATTATGATTCATGAAGGCGATTATGTCAAAAAAGGACAAACAATTGCTATTCTTGAAAACCCAGAAGCATTAAAGATGCAACAAGAATATTTAACTGTTTCAGCTCGTCTGATAATGTTGGAAGCTGATTTGGAACGCCAAAAAAATCTACAAAGTCAAGATGCCACTACTCAAAAAATTGTACAACAAGCTCAAGCAGAATTAGACATGGCAAAGGCTCAAAAAGCAAGTTTACAAGCTCAACTAAATCTCATTAATTTATCTACTAAGTCACTTTCTGCTAACTCTATTCATTCTACCTTTTCTGTTCTTGCGCCTATTTCAGGAATGACCCACAATATTGTCGGACAGCTTGGGGAGTTTATAGATGCAAATAAATCAATGGTAGAAATTTTGAACGAAGAGCATTTGCATATCGAAATTTTGGTCTATGAAAAAGATATTGATGCCATTAAACAAGGACAAAAAGTAAATTTTATTCCTTACAATTCTCCCAATTCAAAACCTGTTGAAGCAGTTGTTTATTCTATTTCAAATACTATTGAACCTATTACAAAAACGGTAAGTCTTCACGCAGAAATAAAGCAAAAACTTTCATTTGTACTTAGAGATGGAACATTAGGAAAAGTAACGATTGAAAGTAAAGGACAAAATCGTCCTACTTTACCGAAAGATGCCTTAATACAGGAGGGGGGACAGTTTTTTGTATTTGTTCAAAAAGAAAAAAATGAGAAAGGAATAGAATTTGAAAAAATTGAAGTAGAAATATATACTCAAAATGAAAATGAATTTCAGTTTTTAATTAAAGATAATTCAATCCAAAAATCAATTTCTGAACTTCTTTTTGTGAGTAAAGGAGCCTATTATTTGAATGCTTCTTCGGCTGAAACGGCTGAACATGGACATTAA
- a CDS encoding TolC family protein — translation MKPSKIINAVIGVLVKRYQQLFLVLFFLLIQFPVFSQTDSLENISETSTLDKIIEIAFSNNGLLQNNKLDIESAISQQKGAFSVPKTNISLQYGNVQSSYNRDVMITITQNFNPIGSISATKKAFQAQEMSAEANLKYQKNALKNQISQLYYKFVFFSQKNALLQKQDSLWKTVERITKAQTQAGQTNKMELLTAQNQRLQLLQQKSINENELKMTFHDLQKLAQNELFFLENVSQNVNSESLDKSMLNLANSDSSNSMLTYFEAQTNLAQRQIAVERSKAMPELHLGYSSPTFDGEVGVYNAFQAGFSVPLVWREYNSKIQVAKIKEIQAQNELAYQKNAISEEKKAVLMKLQNLQSILESYQKNQIPQAEELANLAQIRYKEGEISVLQLVQIQQQTLQTSLSYLETQENFNSTLAMWEFLNN, via the coding sequence ATGAAACCATCAAAAATAATAAATGCCGTTATTGGTGTTTTAGTGAAACGATACCAACAACTCTTTCTAGTTCTATTTTTTCTACTGATTCAATTTCCTGTTTTTTCACAAACGGATTCCTTAGAAAATATTTCAGAAACATCTACTTTAGATAAAATCATTGAAATTGCCTTTTCAAACAATGGCTTATTACAAAATAATAAACTAGACATTGAAAGTGCAATTAGTCAGCAAAAAGGAGCTTTTTCTGTTCCCAAAACGAATATTTCCCTTCAATACGGAAATGTTCAGAGTAGTTATAATCGGGATGTAATGATTACTATTACTCAAAATTTTAATCCTATTGGTTCAATTTCGGCAACTAAAAAAGCCTTTCAAGCACAAGAAATGAGTGCAGAAGCAAATCTGAAGTATCAAAAAAATGCACTCAAAAATCAGATTAGTCAGTTGTATTACAAATTTGTCTTTTTTTCTCAAAAAAATGCTCTTTTACAAAAACAAGATAGTTTGTGGAAAACGGTTGAGAGAATCACAAAAGCACAAACACAGGCAGGACAAACTAATAAAATGGAACTTCTGACAGCACAAAATCAGCGTTTACAACTGCTACAACAAAAATCTATTAATGAAAACGAGTTAAAAATGACTTTTCATGATTTACAAAAATTAGCTCAAAATGAACTGTTTTTTTTAGAAAATGTTAGTCAGAATGTAAATTCTGAATCTTTAGATAAATCAATGTTGAATTTAGCTAATTCTGATTCTTCCAATTCAATGCTTACTTACTTTGAAGCACAAACAAATCTAGCTCAAAGACAAATTGCAGTCGAACGCAGTAAAGCAATGCCAGAATTACATTTGGGTTACTCTTCTCCAACTTTTGATGGCGAAGTTGGTGTTTATAATGCTTTTCAAGCAGGATTTTCTGTGCCTTTGGTTTGGAGAGAATACAATTCAAAAATTCAAGTTGCCAAAATCAAAGAAATACAGGCTCAAAATGAATTAGCCTATCAAAAAAATGCGATTTCAGAAGAAAAAAAGGCAGTTTTGATGAAATTACAAAACCTTCAAAGCATTTTGGAAAGCTATCAAAAAAATCAAATTCCACAAGCCGAAGAACTAGCTAATTTAGCTCAAATTAGATATAAAGAAGGTGAAATTTCAGTTTTGCAACTTGTTCAAATTCAACAACAGACACTGCAAACTTCACTTTCTTATCTTGAAACGCAAGAAAATTTCAATAGCACATTAGCGATGTGGGAATTTCTCAATAATTAA
- a CDS encoding CusA/CzcA family heavy metal efflux RND transporter, producing the protein MLDNLIGFSIRNKFIVFMGVLALIGWGTYSLLNLPLDAVPDITNNQVQIVTQSPTLAPQEVERFITTPVELSMANLPNVVEVRSVSKYGLSVVTIVFKEETELLNARQLVSEQLTAISAEIPSHLGTPSLMPITTGLGEVYQYTLKVEEKFKNKYSITDLRTIQDWIVKRQMAGVEGIVEVSSFGGNLKQYEVSVNPATLQGLGITLNDIYDALASNNANGGGSYIEKTHYRYYVRTEGLINAENSLEQIRQIPIKVRNSKPVLIGEIAEVKEGYAPRLGAMTQAGTGESVGGIVLMLKGANSSEVIENIEERVKLVQKALPEGVSIVPYLERSDLIGRAIATVTKNLSEGALIVIFVLVLLLGNFRAGFIVASVIPLALMFAFGMMNLFGVSANLMSLGAIDFGLIVDGSVIIVENVVHQLYKKYKGQKLTAQQMDNAVLDSSLQIRQSAAFGEIIILMVYLPILALTGVEGKMFKPMAETVIFAILGAFILSLTYVPMMSAWLLSKNIKEKHSFAERISNSIMQAAENFYIPILEKALQFGKSIVSVFVLVFGVSLYMFLQMGGEFIPTLEEGDFAMQLTLPAGSSLEESIKTTTAAEQILIKNFPNEVRDVVSKIGTAEIPTDPMSIETGDIMILLHPKSEWTTTQDQEELVEKMKTALEILPHAQFEFSQPIQLRFNELITGDKSDIAIRIFGENLDTLFKYGQQIGVLSENIEGVGDVRVEQIVGLPQFVVEYDRQKLAQYGITIDEANKLVETAFAGGYAGTIYEGEKRFDLVVRLSEKDRNDPSTLENLFIAIPSTINLTNQQIPLNTVAKIKRIEGAAQISRENTQRKLTVGINVRGRDVESLVNELSEKIDTQIKLPTGYLVTYGGQFENLQAAKARLQIAVPVALLLIFALLFITFGSFQQATLIFTAIPLSAIGGVWALYLRDMPFSISAGVGFIALFGVAVLNGIVLIARFNDLKKEETTNDLSLKERIKTRIIQGTKDRLRPVLMTALTAALGFLPMAISTAAGAEVQKPLATVVIGGLITATVLTLIVLPILYGFLEKRK; encoded by the coding sequence ATGTTAGACAACCTAATCGGATTTTCTATCCGTAATAAATTCATTGTCTTTATGGGAGTTTTGGCTCTTATTGGCTGGGGAACATATTCTCTCCTCAATTTGCCTTTAGATGCCGTCCCTGATATTACAAATAATCAAGTTCAGATTGTTACGCAATCGCCTACTTTAGCTCCTCAAGAAGTGGAGCGTTTTATCACTACGCCTGTCGAACTCTCTATGGCAAATTTGCCAAATGTTGTTGAGGTGCGTTCGGTTTCAAAATATGGTCTTTCAGTGGTTACGATTGTTTTCAAAGAAGAAACTGAACTTTTGAATGCTCGTCAGCTTGTTAGCGAACAATTAACGGCTATTTCTGCCGAAATTCCTTCTCATTTGGGAACGCCTTCTTTAATGCCCATTACAACAGGGTTGGGCGAGGTGTATCAATATACACTCAAAGTAGAAGAAAAATTCAAAAATAAATATTCCATTACTGACCTACGAACTATTCAAGATTGGATTGTAAAAAGGCAAATGGCTGGCGTGGAAGGAATTGTCGAAGTGAGTTCTTTTGGAGGAAATCTCAAACAATATGAAGTTTCTGTAAATCCTGCCACGCTGCAAGGTTTGGGAATTACTTTGAATGATATTTATGATGCTTTAGCTTCAAATAATGCCAATGGAGGAGGAAGTTATATCGAAAAAACGCATTATAGATATTATGTAAGAACGGAAGGATTGATTAATGCTGAAAATTCATTAGAACAAATTCGTCAAATTCCTATCAAAGTCAGAAATTCAAAACCTGTTTTGATTGGAGAAATTGCCGAAGTAAAAGAAGGCTATGCACCACGATTAGGTGCAATGACACAAGCAGGAACAGGCGAATCAGTCGGTGGAATTGTCTTGATGTTAAAAGGTGCAAATTCTTCAGAAGTCATTGAAAACATCGAAGAGCGTGTAAAATTAGTTCAAAAAGCATTGCCCGAAGGAGTCAGTATTGTTCCTTATTTAGAGCGTTCCGACTTGATTGGAAGAGCCATTGCAACGGTTACAAAAAACTTATCAGAAGGTGCATTGATTGTAATTTTTGTTTTGGTTTTGCTTTTAGGCAATTTTAGAGCAGGTTTTATTGTCGCTTCTGTAATTCCGTTGGCATTGATGTTTGCTTTTGGAATGATGAATCTTTTTGGAGTTTCGGCAAATCTGATGAGTTTGGGAGCGATTGATTTTGGTTTGATTGTAGATGGTTCGGTTATTATTGTTGAAAATGTTGTCCATCAATTATACAAAAAGTATAAAGGTCAGAAACTGACAGCGCAGCAAATGGATAATGCCGTTTTGGATTCTTCTCTCCAAATCCGACAATCGGCAGCCTTTGGAGAAATCATTATTTTGATGGTTTATTTACCAATTTTGGCACTTACAGGCGTTGAGGGAAAAATGTTTAAACCGATGGCAGAAACCGTTATTTTTGCTATTTTAGGAGCATTTATTTTGTCTTTGACGTATGTGCCGATGATGTCAGCGTGGCTTTTATCTAAAAATATAAAGGAAAAACACAGTTTTGCCGAACGAATTTCAAATTCAATTATGCAAGCTGCCGAAAATTTTTACATTCCTATTCTTGAAAAAGCGTTGCAATTTGGGAAAAGTATTGTATCCGTTTTTGTACTTGTTTTTGGAGTAAGTTTGTATATGTTTTTACAAATGGGAGGCGAATTTATTCCTACTTTAGAAGAAGGCGATTTTGCAATGCAACTCACTCTTCCAGCAGGAAGCTCTTTGGAAGAAAGCATAAAAACCACTACAGCAGCCGAACAAATTTTGATAAAAAACTTCCCTAATGAAGTGCGTGATGTAGTTTCAAAAATTGGTACTGCCGAAATTCCGACCGACCCAATGTCTATCGAAACAGGCGATATTATGATTTTATTACACCCAAAATCAGAATGGACAACAACGCAAGACCAAGAAGAATTAGTAGAAAAAATGAAAACGGCTTTAGAGATTTTACCTCATGCACAATTTGAGTTTTCACAGCCTATTCAACTTCGTTTTAATGAACTTATTACAGGCGATAAATCAGATATTGCCATTCGTATTTTTGGGGAAAATTTGGATACACTTTTCAAATATGGACAACAAATAGGCGTACTTTCCGAAAATATAGAAGGTGTTGGAGATGTAAGAGTAGAGCAAATTGTCGGACTTCCTCAATTTGTTGTTGAGTACGATAGACAAAAATTAGCACAGTACGGAATTACGATTGATGAAGCAAATAAGCTAGTCGAAACGGCTTTTGCAGGTGGATATGCAGGTACGATTTACGAAGGAGAAAAGCGTTTTGATTTGGTGGTGCGTTTGTCTGAAAAAGATAGAAATGACCCTTCGACGTTGGAAAATCTTTTCATTGCAATTCCTTCTACTATAAACCTTACAAATCAACAAATTCCATTAAATACAGTTGCCAAAATCAAGCGAATTGAAGGCGCAGCACAGATTTCAAGAGAAAATACACAGCGAAAACTTACTGTAGGAATCAATGTCAGAGGACGAGATGTAGAATCATTAGTGAATGAACTTTCTGAAAAAATTGATACTCAAATCAAATTACCGACTGGTTATTTGGTTACGTATGGAGGACAATTTGAAAACCTACAAGCTGCAAAAGCTCGTCTGCAAATTGCTGTCCCTGTGGCGTTGCTTCTTATTTTTGCTCTTCTTTTTATTACGTTTGGTTCGTTTCAGCAAGCCACTTTGATTTTTACTGCCATTCCACTTTCTGCCATTGGTGGTGTTTGGGCGTTGTACTTGCGTGATATGCCGTTCAGTATTTCGGCTGGAGTAGGTTTTATTGCTCTTTTTGGTGTAGCTGTTTTGAATGGAATTGTATTGATAGCTCGTTTTAATGACTTGAAAAAGGAGGAAACAACAAACGATTTATCATTAAAAGAACGCATAAAAACACGAATCATTCAAGGCACAAAAGACCGTTTAAGACCTGTTTTGATGACTGCCCTAACGGCTGCATTGGGCTTTTTACCAATGGCAATTTCCACAGCAGCAGGTGCAGAAGTTCAGAAACCTCTTGCAACTGTTGTGATTGGTGGACTTATAACAGCAACTGTTTTGACACTTATTGTTCTTCCTATTTTGTATGGATTTTTGGAAAAACGTAAATAA
- a CDS encoding arginine deiminase-related protein — protein MLTDTLLLIEPNHFTANPDTIATNFYQEKITDNIDPQKLAKQEFDLLVKELQKNDIKTIVLPAQRKDGKEPITPDALFPNNWISFHSDTHKKAILYPMCGENRRQERRNDAIEEAQKLGFQIDEIIDLTNFENQNNFLEGTGSLVLDRKNRMVYACLSQRTDKDLIYLFCEKMDYESVFFYSEQETSEGWKLIYHTNVMMSIGENIAVVCLDSIRDKVERAYLIQKLEEAGKNILEISLEQKHHFAGNMLQVKNTKDEKFWVMSEAAHKILSQNQIDILQKESKIISSPIPTIEKYGGGSVRCMLCEVF, from the coding sequence ATGCTTACAGATACACTCCTTTTAATAGAACCCAATCATTTTACAGCAAATCCTGATACGATTGCTACAAATTTTTATCAAGAAAAAATAACAGATAATATTGACCCTCAAAAACTTGCCAAACAAGAATTTGATTTGTTAGTAAAAGAACTCCAAAAAAACGACATAAAAACGATTGTACTTCCTGCTCAAAGAAAAGATGGAAAAGAACCCATTACACCAGATGCCCTTTTTCCAAATAACTGGATTTCTTTTCATTCTGATACACATAAAAAGGCTATTTTATATCCTATGTGTGGAGAAAACAGAAGACAAGAACGCAGAAACGATGCCATTGAAGAAGCCCAGAAATTAGGTTTTCAGATTGATGAAATTATAGACTTGACTAACTTTGAGAATCAAAATAATTTCTTAGAAGGCACAGGAAGTCTTGTTTTAGATAGAAAAAATCGAATGGTTTATGCCTGTCTTTCACAGCGAACAGATAAAGATTTAATTTATTTATTTTGTGAAAAAATGGATTATGAATCTGTCTTTTTTTATTCTGAACAAGAAACTAGTGAAGGTTGGAAACTAATTTATCACACCAACGTAATGATGTCAATAGGTGAAAATATAGCTGTTGTGTGTCTAGATTCCATTAGAGATAAAGTAGAAAGGGCTTATTTAATTCAAAAACTAGAAGAAGCAGGAAAAAACATTTTAGAAATAAGTCTTGAACAAAAACATCACTTTGCAGGCAATATGTTGCAAGTCAAAAATACAAAAGATGAAAAATTTTGGGTTATGTCAGAAGCTGCTCACAAAATTCTTTCTCAAAATCAGATAGATATTTTACAAAAAGAAAGTAAGATTATTTCTAGTCCTATTCCTACCATTGAAAAATATGGTGGTGGAAGTGTTCGTTGTATGCTTTGTGAAGTTTTTTAA
- a CDS encoding Crp/Fnr family transcriptional regulator produces MLQTFTEFKTSPELTQKLYDNSIIKNYKAGDVILEEESSIRSIPIIAKGSIRVLRTEEDGREIFLYYIKSGESCIMSFLGGMHNEASKVRAEVEEDAEILFLPIDKVMLFIKEYPEWLDYIFRLYHKRFEELLDVVNAMAFKKVDERLLHLLQKKIELTGSKTISITHEQLANELATARVVVSRLLKQLENNGVVELGRNKITIL; encoded by the coding sequence ATGCTTCAAACCTTCACAGAATTCAAAACTTCGCCAGAGCTTACTCAAAAACTTTACGATAATAGTATCATCAAAAACTATAAAGCAGGTGATGTTATTTTGGAAGAAGAATCTTCTATTCGTTCTATTCCAATTATTGCAAAGGGAAGTATTAGAGTTCTTCGAACAGAAGAAGATGGCAGAGAAATTTTCCTTTATTACATCAAATCTGGTGAAAGTTGTATTATGTCTTTTTTGGGTGGAATGCACAATGAAGCCAGTAAAGTGCGTGCAGAAGTAGAAGAAGATGCAGAGATTTTATTTTTGCCAATTGATAAAGTAATGCTCTTCATAAAAGAATATCCCGAATGGTTAGATTATATTTTTAGGTTGTACCACAAGCGTTTTGAAGAGCTTTTAGATGTCGTCAATGCAATGGCTTTTAAGAAAGTAGATGAACGTCTTTTACATCTTTTACAGAAAAAAATAGAACTGACAGGCTCAAAAACTATTTCTATTACTCACGAACAACTCGCCAACGAACTTGCTACAGCTAGAGTTGTCGTTTCAAGACTTTTGAAACAGCTTGAAAATAATGGAGTAGTAGAATTGGGTAGAAATAAAATTACGATTCTGTAA
- a CDS encoding sulfite exporter TauE/SafE family protein yields the protein MIEFIGYFAAIFIGISLGLIGGGGSILTVPVLVYLFSIEPVVATAYSLFVVGLTSSVGAFTYFKQGLVRMKTALVFGIPSIFSVFLTRQYLVPAIPNEILNVGSFVLTKGIFLMALFAILMILASYKMIKSGSTSVVGEDTDNDLDLDSEKKSFNYPMVILQGLVVGLITGLVGAGGGFIIIPALVFLLGLEMKEAIGTSLTIITLNSFFGFLVSQNQMQTDWKLLLILSTMSILGIFVGMALSKRIDGAKLKPLFGWFVLIMGSYILMKELFF from the coding sequence ATGATAGAATTTATAGGTTATTTTGCTGCCATTTTTATTGGAATTTCACTTGGACTTATTGGAGGAGGTGGAAGTATTCTGACTGTTCCTGTTTTGGTTTATTTGTTTAGTATTGAGCCTGTTGTGGCGACGGCTTACTCGCTTTTTGTAGTTGGTCTGACGAGTAGTGTAGGTGCGTTTACGTATTTCAAACAAGGTTTGGTCAGAATGAAAACGGCTTTAGTTTTTGGGATTCCATCTATTTTTTCGGTTTTTTTGACTAGACAATATTTAGTTCCAGCTATTCCTAATGAGATTTTGAATGTAGGAAGTTTTGTTCTTACAAAAGGAATTTTCTTAATGGCTTTATTTGCCATTTTGATGATTTTGGCTTCTTATAAGATGATAAAATCAGGTTCTACATCTGTCGTTGGTGAGGACACCGACAATGACTTAGATTTAGACTCAGAAAAAAAATCGTTCAACTATCCAATGGTAATTTTACAAGGTTTGGTAGTTGGTCTTATTACAGGTCTTGTGGGTGCTGGAGGTGGATTTATTATTATTCCTGCTTTGGTTTTTCTGTTGGGTTTGGAAATGAAAGAAGCCATTGGTACTTCGCTTACTATTATTACACTCAATTCTTTCTTTGGTTTTTTGGTTTCTCAAAATCAAATGCAAACCGATTGGAAACTCCTTTTGATTCTTTCTACTATGTCTATTTTAGGGATTTTTGTAGGAATGGCACTTTCAAAACGCATCGACGGAGCAAAACTAAAACCTCTTTTTGGATGGTTTGTGCTGATAATGGGAAGTTATATTTTGATGAAGGAATTATTTTTTTGA
- a CDS encoding calcium-binding protein: protein MKKKIQTEDNNKVEKEITDSNLTNLEEQEKRIESVISECEDNFELIEIWLEYLENNVELPCKVIYNGYSRDELKSGTEIILNDFVDSEEHYGVIGAGKFNRQTINFPLCEVEPVTITPKNQALYDYVVWFTNR from the coding sequence ATGAAAAAGAAAATTCAAACTGAAGATAACAATAAAGTGGAAAAAGAGATTACAGACTCAAATTTGACAAATTTGGAAGAACAAGAAAAAAGAATTGAATCTGTAATTTCTGAATGTGAAGATAATTTTGAATTGATAGAAATATGGCTAGAATATTTAGAAAATAATGTAGAGTTACCTTGTAAAGTAATTTATAATGGATATTCTAGAGATGAATTGAAATCAGGAACAGAAATTATTTTAAATGATTTTGTAGATAGTGAGGAGCATTATGGTGTAATAGGAGCTGGGAAATTTAATCGTCAAACTATTAATTTTCCATTATGCGAAGTAGAACCTGTAACTATCACACCAAAAAATCAAGCCTTATATGATTATGTAGTTTGGTTTACTAATAGATAA